The Actinomycetota bacterium genome includes the window GGCTACCTGGGCGACCGTGTCTTCGGATCCGACCACTCGATCGAGATCGTCACCCACCGGGGCGCCGGCGCCTACATCTGCGGCGAGGAGACTGCGCTGCTGGAGTCGTTGGAGGGCTACCGCGGGATGCCGCGGACCCGGCCCCCGTTTCCGGCCATCGAGGGTTTGTACGCATCGCCGACCGTGGTGAACAACGTCCAGACGCTCATGGCCGTGCCGCCGATCATCACCAACGGTCCCGCCTGGTTCCGTCAGTGGGGGACGGAGAAGTCCCCCGGCACCATCGTGGTCAGCGTCTCCGGCAACGTCCGCAGCCCGGCGAACTTCGAGGTGCCGATGGGGACAACGGTCCGGGAGCTGATCGAGCTAGCCGGCGGTGTGGACGACCGCGGCCTCAAGGCCTTCGCCCCCGGGGGGTCCTCCACGCCCATGCTCCTGGAGGAGCACCTCGACACCCCGATGGACTACGAGTCGATGATCGCCGCGGGGTCGGTGCTCGGAGCGAGCGCGAT containing:
- a CDS encoding SLBB domain-containing protein gives rise to the protein MPETPEVIFRRRNVPESWTLRAYLDTGGYEGLKAAVAMSPADVIRIVDESGLRGRGGAGFPTGRKWSFIPKDSPKARYVVCNGDEGEPGAFHDREMMEVDPHALLEGMAIASYAIGARTAFIYCRGEFLLAYDRLERAIAEAKEAGYLGDRVFGSDHSIEIVTHRGAGAYICGEETALLESLEGYRGMPRTRPPFPAIEGLYASPTVVNNVQTLMAVPPIITNGPAWFRQWGTEKSPGTIVVSVSGNVRSPANFEVPMGTTVRELIELAGGVDDRGLKAFAPGGSSTPMLLEEHLDTPMDYESMIAAGSVLGASA